The sequence acggggagggggcggcggggccgggaggtcGTGGATCGTTGTGCCCTTGTGCCCACGTAAGCCCTGAGGTTCGCGGGGCCGTCGCGCCCCTCACTCCAGCATGGCATCCAGCTGGTCCGCCAGGTCGTCGAACATGCTGCCGATGTCGTCCAGGATGCTCCCGGTGCTCTTCGACTCCACGGCAGAGCTGGGGACGGGTGGGGACGAGTCAGTGCCATGCACAGGGACAGCAGCACTCACCCTGCCCCATGCCATGGCCCTGCTGTCCCTGGAACACCCCCTCACACTGCCTCTGCCCCACGGTGCTCAGCAGTGTCCCCGGTGCCACCTCTCCAACACACACCCGGCTGTTACCACATGCTGGGGCCCCCCAGCCCATGGCGCTCCCCTCCAGGAGCACGGTGGCACCTCTCCAGTGCCATGCCCACATCCCCTGCCCATGCCACACCAGCATGCTGTCCCCAGTGTCACCGCTCCAGCACCCTGTGCTCTTGCACAGCCCCGAGGTGCTCTGGCACGGTGTCTCCCTCGCTTTGCGCTccggcacagccctgctcctgccgtGCTTGCACAGCCCGACCCCACCTGCTCAGAACActccctgtccccatgcagccccctgcccccccccgtccccccgcgCCCCCTTACTCTGCCGCCTGGCTGTCCTCCTGCTTGATCTTCTCCTCCACGGCCTGCAGCGCGGCAGCCAGGGACGCGCTGGTctcctccagcttctgctgcacCAGCTCGGGGCTGGCGCTGTCGACGGAGGGGCCGGCGATGGCAGAGCGCGGCGGCTTCACCGGCACCTGCTGGGGCTGCGCGCCGGGCGAGAGGGGCTTGGCGGGGCTGGAGCAGAGCGAGGGCGGCGTGCTCGAGGGCTTGGCGGTGGCGCCCAGCTGCCTGGCGGGGGACGGCGCCGGCGTGGAGCCCGCGCTCACCGACTGGATGGCGGCGTGGGGCTTGGGGGGCTTGGGTGCCGTGGGGGGCGGCGTGGGCTTGGGGGACACCGGGGGCGGCGTGCCGTGGACGCGCTTCACCTCTGCggagagaagggagagggagTGGGCAGGATGGTtgtggtgctggcacagcaccctGCAGGGCACCGAGATGCTCCAGCTGGGGGTCACCCCACACCCTTCCTAACCGCGGATATGCAGGCACCTACCTGGGCTGCCAGGGCTCGGGATGGGCACCTTTTTGGGGATGGGCACCGGTGGCCCGGGGACCTTCTGCGCCGGCTGCGTTAGCACGGGTTTGGGGGACACCGGCGGCTTGAAGGGCTTCTTGGGCTCGGTGGGCGGCGGGGGGTACTCGGGGCCgtcggggcgggcggcgggtgGCGGGGTTGGGGGCGGCTCAGCCCCGCTCAGCTCGGAGGCTGGGCGCCGCTTGACGGTGCCGGTGCCGTTCTGGTAGACGGCGAGCGGGGCCGGCTCCAGCGCCGGCTCCTTGTCCTTGGCCTTGGGCCGGCGCTTGACGGTGTCGGACTCGGTGAGGATGAAGCGGACGCTGTCCTGCTGGCTCTGCCGGGCCCGGATCCGCCGCTTCAGCGTGGCGCTGGCCTCCACCTTGGCCAGGTCCCCGTGGCGGTGGGCCGGGGACAGCCCCTCGCCCGCCTCCACGCGGGCCGGCCCCAGGGGCCGCGGCCGCTGCTTGATGGTGAGGTTGCCGTCCTCGGCGAAGGGGATGGTGTCCGGGGAGCCACCGCGCTCAGCCCGCAGCCGCTCGCCGGGGCTCTCAGCGCCCGTCTCTGACCGCACGCTGTCGGCACGCTCACGCCGGGCGGCCGCCACCAGCCCGGTGACGGGGCCGCTGATGGTCCGGCGCCGGTTCACCACCTCCCCGTCCAGCCCGATGGCCTCCTTGTGCTTGACAGTGGCCAGGACAGTGGCCACGCGGGCGCGCtcggggctgcccgggggggctcccggcTGCAGGTAGTAGCCCTCGGGTGCCTTGGCCGGCCCTGGCACACCGGCTCCAGGCGGCTTCTGCAGGGCCAGcgcccgggccccgccgccgatGGAGGACATCTCCAGCATGGCCGCGATGCTCCGCACGCTGCCGGCGCTGCCCGTGTCCACGCTGCCGCCCAGGTCGCTGGCTCGCCTCTGCTCCCGGCGGCTCTCCCCCTCGGCGGCGGGGGGGCCAGCGGCCGCCTCACCCTCACCCTCCTTGGGAAAGTCCTCGGCCATGCCGGCGCTGGAGATGGCGGAGCTGGAGCGCTTGggtgggggcggcgggggccccTTCTTCTTGGGGCGGACGGCGAAGGACTGGCTGCGGTTGACGTTCTTGTCGCCACCGGCGGGGGCCCGCACCGAGTGGCTGCGCCCCACGCGCCGCTGGACGGTGGCGTAGGGCCCCGCGTCGGGCACCAGCAGCTCGTCCCGCTCCTGCTCGCTGTCGGAGGTGGCGTAGCGGTTCAGGCTGTGTGCTCGCTTTTTCGGCCGCCCCGGCTCCTCCTCACCCTCGCCCGCCGGCGGCAGGCACAGCACCGGCACCGAGACGGGCAGGACGGGCACCCCTGGGGGGGCCCCCTCACCCTCGGCGGGCTGCGGCAGGACGTAGGCGAAACCGCGGTGCGTGGGCGActggggcagggagcggggTGATGCAGGGCGCTCGCCcggtggcagcagctgtggggtggGCTTCACCTTGGCGGTGGCGTGGGGCACCGCTGGgccctgcggggaggggggccgTGGCTTGCCGGGGGTCTGTGGTGGCGTCAGATGCCCGGAGGCGGGTGGGAAGGGCTGCCGGGGCTTGCCGGGCACTGGCGGCACGCTGGCACGCTTGACGGAGTGGCCGTGCCGTTGTGGTCGTGCCTCTTTGGGCGGCGCGGGGGGACCCTCGGCAGCCCCCTCTGCCAGGTACTCCTGGCTCTTGGAGATggcggcagcggcgggggcCCGGGGGCcatcccccagcagctcctgcgaGCTGCTCATCAGCCTGGTGCGGccgcccagccccgggggcgaGCGGTAGCCGGGGGCCGAGGGGTTCGCAGGCTTCTCGGGGGGTTCCTCGGGGCCTTCACCCGTTATGGCCACCTGCAGCTCGCTGCTGAGCTCGCTGTCCTGGAAGGTGGTCATCTTGGGCGACTGGCACTCGGGCGGCTCAGGCGGGGGGGACTCGATGGCCAGCACCTCCGGGCCcgctgctgccttcctcttcAGCGTGCCTGGCTCGTACTTGCCCAGCTCGGCCCGCTGCAGCTCCGCCAGCTTCTTAACCGCCAGCATCAGCTTCTTCTGGTGGCCTGGGGGCGGCACACGGCGTCAGTGCCACAGCaagggggccggggctgccgcGGTGCCGTGGCACGGGACCTTACCCAGCTTGGTGATGCCGATCTCCTGCAGGTCCTCCCAGGTGATGTCGGTGATGAAGTCGATGTTCTCATAGCCGTTCTCCACCAGCAGCTTGTAGTACTGGGACAGGCCGATCATGGAGAGCCACAGCGCCAGGTTGGCCTAGGGGGTGCGGGACACGGCTCAGCGCCAGCTTGCACCGAGGTCCGGTCCCCGGCACGCACGGTGCCCCTGCCACGCGAGTGTCCCCAAGCCTTTGGGGGACATCTCTGTGCTCTGCAAGCCCCCCAGTTGGTGGGGCAGTGACAGGGTACGTGTGGTGTCACACCCAGCGGGATGGGGCAGAGGGGCCGTGCCGCAGGGGTCCCAGCACCACTCTGGATCAGCGCACCCAGCCCCGCGCTGCCCTTACCGGCTTGTACTCCGGCAGCCACTCGGGGATGTTGAGGTTGTTGATCTCGGAGGCGATTTTCTTCCTGTGTCCCGGCTTGGTGACACCGATGGCCGTGAGGTCCTGGGACAGAAAGGGGTCAGCATCGCCCTGCACTGGCCACGTCCCCCTCCCAGTGCCGGTGGCCAGTCCCGGTGCCCCCACAGCCTCACCTCCGGTGTCATCCGGCTGATGGTGGTGATGTCGTAGCCGGCGTTGATGAAGTTGGGTGCGTAGAGCTGCAGCTGGAACTTGCACAACCACTGGTACACAGCCTCTGAGCTCTGGAGCGAGAGGGGCAGCACGGCTCGGGGCTGCCCTAGGGACAGGGACCCACTGCCCCTGTCCTTGGCACGGCCCCTGTGCGCCCCGTGAGCTGTGCCCACATCCAGCTGCGGGCTGGCAGAGGCTCAGATCTGGCACTGCAGAGGGgccccagggctttgggcacccCATGGGGCATCGTGGCCAGCAcccagagctgtgccagccTCAGTGGCtgtggcacggctctgccaaGGTGCTAACAGCCGCGGGTGCAggggtggccctgctgctgtcccttgTCACCACCCCCAGTGCTCCCTGCTCACCTTCCCCTCCGAAGGTGGCTCCAtcttcttcagctgctgctcgGCGGCCGGCTGGGGGGCATAGGGGGAGCTGGCCACGCTCTGCGACCGTGAGGAGCCTGCCGGGGAGGCGGTGGTCAGCGGGGGCCAGGGCCGTGCAGCCTCGTGGGGCTGGGGTCCCGGCCAGGCCCTCCCCaccactgccctgtgctgcagcccctgggcgCTGGCTGGGCAGGATGGGGAGCAAAGcccctgccaggagcagggtAGCACAGCCACGTCCCTGGGGCAGTGGGGCCAGGGCAGAGGAGAGCCACCTCCGAGCCCACAGAGCCCTGAGCCCAGCAGCACACCCCGGGGTGCCCTTACCCAGGCTCTGCTCCCCAGGACGGTCACAACCCCGCAGTGCTGAtgcccagcagggctggcagccgggctgtccccagccttACAGCGGTGGCTGCATTGGCACAGGGTCCTCCCGGACCCTCCCTGGCCCCGTGCCGTGGGGCACACAGCTCCTGGTGCCAGGGCAAAGCTGGGGCAGCGAGGGGATGGTGCTCACCTGCGTGGCCCAGAGCCAGAagagccccagcccagcccgggctggggagctgcaatgccctctgctgagcacagccaggagcagagggaccCAGCAGGGGCTGGATCCCACTCTAGAGCTGGTCTTGGCTGCCCACATCCCCCAGGGGCAGCCTGAGGGGTCCTGCTGCCCAAAGCCATCCGTGCCTGCTCCTCtggccctgccaccagcccaggACTGGGCTCAGCCTCACTGCAGCGAGGAGCCCCCGCCGGGGACAGCAGGCTGCCACGGGCTGCCTCGCCCCCAGGGCCCCAGCAGAGACCCCCCAAGGCATCCCCACTGCTCCCATCCCATGGACGGTGGCCGTCACCAGCCCTGCGGGTGGCAAGGGCTGCCCAGAAATCTCTGCCTCATATCTCGAATCTGGATCAACAacagcctccccttccccctgctgTTGGCAAGCGCGTCCTCCTCGCCTGTGTCCCCGCACTGTGTGTGAGCAGCCTCCTTGCttgtggctgtgtgtgtgtgtgtgtgtgtgtgtgtgtgcgagCGCAGCCCTCTGGCACCTGCATCCCAGCTGCGTGTGCATCCTCCTTGCAtgttcctgtgtgtgtgtgtgtctgtgtgtttgtgcCCCCCCGTGTGTGCGCATCCCCCTTGTGCGCGCATCCCCTGGCGCCCGCACCTCCTGTGCGTGGGCAGCCGCCTCCCACGTGCCTCCCCCTGCCATGTGCCTCCCCCTCGCGTCTGCGCCCCCCTCGCGTGGGCACCTTCCCCATGTGCGCATCCCCACGGCGTCTGCACCCCCCCTGCTGCGCGCAGCCCCCCGTGATACCAGCACCCCCTCCCCGGCGATGCGCGTCCCCCCCTGCGCGCAGCTCCGCAGCCCGGGTACCCCCTGCCCGTCGGCCCCCGCCTGCGCGGCTCCCACCTGCGCCCCCCACGTGCCTCCCCCGCGGcgtgggcagcccccggccgagccccccgggcggcgaggcggcggcggggggcccGGGTTTGGAAGGGGCCGGGGAGCTCTCTcgcccccgctgcccgcccgcgccgccccccccgcggTGCCCCCACTAACCGAGGCAGGAGAAGGCCTGGCAGCAGCCGAAAGGCGAGAGAGTCATTTTTTACCCACACGTTTTCTTCTTGCGCCGGGCGCCgtggcaataaaaaaaaagacaaatcactCAATCCACGGCAAGCCCGCGGCGGGGCcagggctcctcctgctcccagcagccgGGCGGCCGGCGGCACGCACCTGCGGGGATGTCCTGCGCCTTGGCCGGCCCATCGCCCACGGCAGCATCTTGCGCAGAAGCCTTCTGGGAAAGGACCgttgccagcagctgaaaaacacCCCGGGAAGGGGGGGAGAGCAGGCAGGAGTGAGGCGAGCGGGcgcccggggggggcggcgggctcGGGGGGTGCGCGCGGCTCGGGCGCTgcgggtgctgcagggaggggcGCAGCGGGTTTGGGCTGCGGCGGGGAGAGCGGGAGCAGCGCTCGCAGCACAGATGGTGCCTCGCAGGCGGCGGGAGCCTGCAGCACCGCGGCACCCCGAATCCAGCCTGACGCACGCCCGGAGCAGGCTGCCAGCGTGGCCCCCCCGTCTGCACGGCGGTGCCGCGGTGGCCATCGGCACGGGGCCTGGCACGGGGGCATGGGGACACGCAGAGCTCAACGCCCGGATGGCTCTGGCATCATGCGGGCACTGCTGTGGGGAGGTGGGCTCGTGGGGCTCCTCGGGATGGGATGTcgtgggcaggggctgcggtGGGCAGTGCAcagagggcagggggcagggagcTATGGCACAGCATGCAGTGCGTGGTGAGCAGGGTGTGATGTGCAGTGTGTAACGCACAGTGTGCAGTGTGTAATATGCAGTGTGCAATGTGCAATGTGCATTGTGTAATGTGCAGTGTGTGCCGTGCAAAGTGCGGTGTGTGCCGTGCAAATTGCGGTGTGTGCCATGCAGTGGGCAGCAGTGCCCGGCGCAGCAGCGTGCAGCAGGCAGATGGCAGCGTGCAGCGCGTGGCTGCAGCGGGCAGGCGGCAGTGCGCAGCGAGCAGTGCAGTGCGCGGCGCAGACGCAGCCtcagagaggcagcagagaCGCACGCCTCCGGCCTGGGCCACACGCTGCTCAGTGCCGggggctgagctcagccagcagccggggctggcagggaggggacacaCCGCTGTGGCAGTGGCAGCCACgctgggtgccagcagcaccttgCAGCACCGGGCTGAGCATTAATCTGAGCAGGGACCCGGGGGCACCGCTCAGGATGGGGTCACGGCTGCCCAAGGAGCCAAGTCCTGCCCCCGAGCAGGCGCCGATGCCGGAGCCGGGTGACACCTGGGGCCCCCACCCCGTGCCCAGCCTTACCTTGACGCCCTCGGAGCCGGCGTGCAGGGCGTGCGCCCCGCTGCCCGCGCTCTGCCCGCTCCCCGAGCTGCGAGCCGAGGCCACACTGCCCGtgctgcccaggctgctgcGGTCACCACCTGCgcaaggagaggagaaggcatCAGGGCCCCGAGCCCACAGCCGGGCAGGGGGACACCGCGGCGTCACGCTGCgtcctggcacaggctgccctggggacagggagctggcagcacgTGCCCACCGTACCTGCGAAGGGTTTCCGCAGCACCCAGATCTCCTCGGTGGGAGCCGGCGCGGCCGATCCGCCCTGCGACGGGGAGAGGTGGGACGGGCTCATGTCGGCCCCCCGGGACCCTTggtggcagagcagagagagcGGCCGTCAGGCGTGCGTGGCCCCGGCACGCTGGGGCTCGCATCAGGGTGGCATGGGGAGAGGCGAGCCCCGGCCCCAGGTCCGTCAGCAccaaatgcagggaaaaaaagaacagtcaAAGGTTTTCAGGAgatgcctgggggggggacacagcgcTGTCCTTGGTTCCCAACCTCCCCGAGTAGCCAGCACAGGGTGACAGGGAGGACAAGTGGCTGTCTCCAGGACCCTGTCCCGCAGGGCACCCCATCCCTGCCACCAAGCAGGGACAGAGCCCTGCAGGGTGTCCCAGTGGCCCAGCTCAGCCTGGGCAGGGGACAGAGCCGTGCTGTCCCCATGCAGAGCAAGATGGGGACATGAACCATTGAGGGGGACAGGACTGGGcaccccgctgtccccagcctTGGTGGCTCTGCTATCCCACTGTGGCCACCTGCACCCATCGGGTGGAGGACGCAGTGTGGAGCCAGGCACCAGGGTGCTGCGCACCCCAAGCTCCCCAGGGTGCCCCAGGGCAGCCAGTGACAAGGGTGACACAGCTGCAGGTGAGGGGACCCGGCCCCCACGCAGGTGCAGCCTCAGGACCACCCCAGAAGTGCCCCTCCACCAGCACTGCGCTCCTCcccgctgccccagccctgccaggtcCCACTCACACCGGGGACAGCCGGGGGGTCCCAGTACTGGATGGGCCCTGGGCTGACCCCCCTGCGGTGACACCAGGGTGCAGAACAGCATTGGATGGTGGTGGAGAACGGCCCCGCGCTGCCCGAGGGCCCTGCCAAAGCCCCCGGTGCCGGGCTCTGCGCCTTCCTCCCCGCCGCTGCTGCAGCCACGCTCAGCCATTAAACCTCTGGCCCAGCGCACGGCCGGGCTGGAGCGCAGGGCAGATGGTGCAAGGTGATAAATTCCCTGCAGGAGCGTGAGCAGGAAGCCAACAGGCACGCTGCTGTCAGGCTGGGACGTGCCCACGCTGCGTGCTGCAGCCAGCGAGGAGCCCGCTGTGCCGGGGTGCgcggggctcagcaccacccgACCCAGAGAGAAAACCTCGGGAAGAAGAAGTGCTGCGCCCTTGTCCCCATCGCTCTGGGAAGCCACGAGCGTGGCCAGCCCAGTGTTCCCCCAACACAACGCGCGCTGCCTCGGCTCGTGTGagcaccccaaccccaaagAGCCAACCCCAAACTGCCACGGCAGCACACCCAGGCTGCACCCCCGGGGAGCCCTGGGCACGTATCCGCCCTCCTGGCTGTCCCAGCACGGGCACCTCCAGTGCCACCACCCGACCAACAGCGCCTGTCACCTGCCTGTGCCACGGGGACAGCGCCCAGGCTGCAGCCGGGCACTGCCTGCACGGAGCCAGTCCTGAGAGCATCCCCTGGGAAatgctcctgctgctgagcccttCCCCGCTCTGAGcgcacagccccggccccgtgAGCTCAGACAcccaccaggagctgggctgcccaGGACAGGGGCTCAcctcccagccagccccatgAGCATGGCCCCGCACCCCCGGCACAGAGCCTGGCGGGACGTTTTGGGGCTCCCTACggatgctgcaggctgtgggcaCAGCGCACGCAGCCGGGGGGCTCAGCGCTGCCCCCAGAGCTGCCTGTGCAGCCAGGGGTGCCCGGGGGGAGCAGGATGTGCCCGCGGAGGGGCCTGGGCACAGCGGGGCCACGGCTGCgccgggaggggagggcagcggAGGGGCTGGGTCTGCATGCACGCGGGCACACACCCGCACACACCCGCACACACACGTCCTCCCGCATGCACACACGCATGCACACgcctgcatgcacacacacacgtgcacacgCACTGGCACACGGCTGCATGCACACGCACGCACGTGCACACACCCGCAGACACGCCCGCAGCCGCGTGCAAGCACACGGCAGGCAGCGAGGCACGGGGGAGAGGAGCCGAGcggaaagaaaaagaacagaaaacacacttcaaaggaaaagaacGAAATCCATCGAGAATGAAGCGAGCGGTGAACTACCTGGTCCGTAACGCGGCTCGTCGGCACTGCTAGGGGAGAGCCTGTGATAGCCAAAGGAACTGAAAAGAGTCTGATGGGAatgtggtggtggaggtggaggtggaggcAGGGAATGGAACGGATGGGACGAGGCGTCACCGTTTAGCACAGCAGCCCCGTAAGCCGGGAGCGGGATCTTTTGGTAGTGTTGGGGGATTGTTACAGTCTCCCATGAACCTGATAATAAAACATAAcaagagacaaaatgaaaagaataaaaataacagagacACGTTCAGcgccaccaaaaaaaaaaaaaaaaaggaaaagaaaaaaaataaaaataaagaaaaaaaataaagaaaatgaaaattaaaaaagcagcaaaccAAAGAAGCAACCAAAGAGACGTGGAGAAGCCAGAACCGAGACCCAACCAAGGAGGAGCTGAGCCAAGGAACAGCAGCGGGAGCT comes from Anas acuta chromosome 15, bAnaAcu1.1, whole genome shotgun sequence and encodes:
- the CASKIN1 gene encoding caskin-1 isoform X1, with protein sequence MGKDQELVQAVKAEDIAAVQKLLQRPKPGKAKLLGSAKRVNVNFQDTDGFSALHHAALNGNTELISLLLEAQAAVDIKDNKGMRPLHYAAWQGKKEPMKMVLKAGSSVNIPSDEGQIPLHLAAQHGHYDVSEMLLQHQSNPCIMDNSGKTPLDLACEFGRVGVVQLLLNSNMCAALLEPKPGDTTDPNGTSPLHLAAKNGHIDIIRLLLQAGIDINRQTKAGTALHEAALCGKTDVVRLLLDSGINAHVRNTYNQTALDIVNQFTTSQASKEIKQMLRDASAALQVRAVKDYCNNYDLTSLNVKAGDVITVLEQHADGRWKGCIHDNRTGNDRVGYFPSSLVEAISKRTGSWETVTIPQHYQKIPLPAYGAAVLNGDASSHPFHSLPPPPPPPPHSHQTLFSSFGYHRLSPSSADEPRYGPGSRGADMSPSHLSPSQGGSAAPAPTEEIWVLRKPFAGGDRSSLGSTGSVASARSSGSGQSAGSGAHALHAGSEGVKLLATVLSQKASAQDAAVGDGPAKAQDIPAGSSRSQSVASSPYAPQPAAEQQLKKMEPPSEGKSSEAVYQWLCKFQLQLYAPNFINAGYDITTISRMTPEDLTAIGVTKPGHRKKIASEINNLNIPEWLPEYKPANLALWLSMIGLSQYYKLLVENGYENIDFITDITWEDLQEIGITKLGHQKKLMLAVKKLAELQRAELGKYEPGTLKRKAAAGPEVLAIESPPPEPPECQSPKMTTFQDSELSSELQVAITGEGPEEPPEKPANPSAPGYRSPPGLGGRTRLMSSSQELLGDGPRAPAAAAISKSQEYLAEGAAEGPPAPPKEARPQRHGHSVKRASVPPVPGKPRQPFPPASGHLTPPQTPGKPRPPSPQGPAVPHATAKVKPTPQLLPPGERPASPRSLPQSPTHRGFAYVLPQPAEGEGAPPGVPVLPVSVPVLCLPPAGEGEEEPGRPKKRAHSLNRYATSDSEQERDELLVPDAGPYATVQRRVGRSHSVRAPAGGDKNVNRSQSFAVRPKKKGPPPPPPKRSSSAISSAGMAEDFPKEGEGEAAAGPPAAEGESRREQRRASDLGGSVDTGSAGSVRSIAAMLEMSSIGGGARALALQKPPGAGVPGPAKAPEGYYLQPGAPPGSPERARVATVLATVKHKEAIGLDGEVVNRRRTISGPVTGLVAAARRERADSVRSETGAESPGERLRAERGGSPDTIPFAEDGNLTIKQRPRPLGPARVEAGEGLSPAHRHGDLAKVEASATLKRRIRARQSQQDSVRFILTESDTVKRRPKAKDKEPALEPAPLAVYQNGTGTVKRRPASELSGAEPPPTPPPAARPDGPEYPPPPTEPKKPFKPPVSPKPVLTQPAQKVPGPPVPIPKKVPIPSPGSPEVKRVHGTPPPVSPKPTPPPTAPKPPKPHAAIQSVSAGSTPAPSPARQLGATAKPSSTPPSLCSSPAKPLSPGAQPQQVPVKPPRSAIAGPSVDSASPELVQQKLEETSASLAAALQAVEEKIKQEDSQAADSAVESKSTGSILDDIGSMFDDLADQLDAMLE
- the CASKIN1 gene encoding caskin-1 isoform X2 is translated as MGKDQELVQAVKAEDIAAVQKLLQRPKPGKAKLLGSAKRVNVNFQDTDGFSALHHAALNGNTELISLLLEAQAAVDIKDNKGMRPLHYAAWQGKKEPMKMVLKAGSSVNIPSDEGQIPLHLAAQHGHYDVSEMLLQHQSNPCIMDNSGKTPLDLACEFGRVGVVQLLLNSNMCAALLEPKPGDTTDPNGTSPLHLAAKNGHIDIIRLLLQAGIDINRQTKAGTALHEAALCGKTDVVRLLLDSGINAHVRNTYNQTALDIVNQFTTSQASKEIKQMLRDASAALQVRAVKDYCNNYDLTSLNVKAGDVITVLEQHADGRWKGCIHDNRTGNDRVGYFPSSLVEAISKRTGSRGADMSPSHLSPSQGGSAAPAPTEEIWVLRKPFAGGDRSSLGSTGSVASARSSGSGQSAGSGAHALHAGSEGVKLLATVLSQKASAQDAAVGDGPAKAQDIPAGSSRSQSVASSPYAPQPAAEQQLKKMEPPSEGKSSEAVYQWLCKFQLQLYAPNFINAGYDITTISRMTPEDLTAIGVTKPGHRKKIASEINNLNIPEWLPEYKPANLALWLSMIGLSQYYKLLVENGYENIDFITDITWEDLQEIGITKLGHQKKLMLAVKKLAELQRAELGKYEPGTLKRKAAAGPEVLAIESPPPEPPECQSPKMTTFQDSELSSELQVAITGEGPEEPPEKPANPSAPGYRSPPGLGGRTRLMSSSQELLGDGPRAPAAAAISKSQEYLAEGAAEGPPAPPKEARPQRHGHSVKRASVPPVPGKPRQPFPPASGHLTPPQTPGKPRPPSPQGPAVPHATAKVKPTPQLLPPGERPASPRSLPQSPTHRGFAYVLPQPAEGEGAPPGVPVLPVSVPVLCLPPAGEGEEEPGRPKKRAHSLNRYATSDSEQERDELLVPDAGPYATVQRRVGRSHSVRAPAGGDKNVNRSQSFAVRPKKKGPPPPPPKRSSSAISSAGMAEDFPKEGEGEAAAGPPAAEGESRREQRRASDLGGSVDTGSAGSVRSIAAMLEMSSIGGGARALALQKPPGAGVPGPAKAPEGYYLQPGAPPGSPERARVATVLATVKHKEAIGLDGEVVNRRRTISGPVTGLVAAARRERADSVRSETGAESPGERLRAERGGSPDTIPFAEDGNLTIKQRPRPLGPARVEAGEGLSPAHRHGDLAKVEASATLKRRIRARQSQQDSVRFILTESDTVKRRPKAKDKEPALEPAPLAVYQNGTGTVKRRPASELSGAEPPPTPPPAARPDGPEYPPPPTEPKKPFKPPVSPKPVLTQPAQKVPGPPVPIPKKVPIPSPGSPEVKRVHGTPPPVSPKPTPPPTAPKPPKPHAAIQSVSAGSTPAPSPARQLGATAKPSSTPPSLCSSPAKPLSPGAQPQQVPVKPPRSAIAGPSVDSASPELVQQKLEETSASLAAALQAVEEKIKQEDSQAADSAVESKSTGSILDDIGSMFDDLADQLDAMLE